One Dreissena polymorpha isolate Duluth1 chromosome 9, UMN_Dpol_1.0, whole genome shotgun sequence genomic window carries:
- the LOC127846068 gene encoding uncharacterized protein LOC127846068 — protein MKDQLTTVNSTVTPWRDRWQLGKTGIRVNCPSKSVYVLRKKKPEQATERQHKKYPQGRTRVGEDDRPTSQQVTNTPDQPTTNQNTDWARTCSCGKVCKNKVGLKIHGTKMGCAPILNLLQRARQLGETEEELDQDEHISVQSPHASEENEVTIDNAERTEDRAAVESTERRKKVMWPASTERAKWKAFEEELELVMENVLKGKVESKLHVMSELIYTFGKERFGTAKEKVGQPKVGGNRRLQKIFNLRGERLKSRYRQAEEEEKQGLAELRDDVRKEIQCLRRAENLRRKRHERRRKRAQFTSNPFQFVKRLLGEKKTGELQCTKEEANKYIKDMYSDSDRHKELGECDKLLTPDDPEHDFDCAEPRLQEVKDIVRKARASSAPGPNGVPYRVYKNCPKILLRLWKLIKVVWRKGELCREWLKAEGCFIPKEEDSSTLGQFRTISLLNVEGKILLAVLSKRMTSYLLQNKYIDTAVQKGGVPDVSGCIEHTSVITQIIKEARENKGDIAVIWLDLANAYGSVPHQMIQKTLQLYHVPVRFRQMLRHYFDCFIMRFSTRAITTDWQRLEVGIITGCTISVVLFAAAMNLIVKSAEKPSRGPKMTSGCIQPPTRAFMDDMTITAKSYVEGRWMLQDIGELIEWARMKFPEIKEHGFEERKDSRECKI, from the coding sequence ATGAAAGACCAGCTGACAACTGTGAATAGTACAGTGACACCATGGAGAGACAGGTGGCAGCTAGGAAAGACTGGCATAAGGGTAAACTGTCCCAGCAAGTCAGTTTACGTTCTTCGTAAGAAGAAACCCGAGCAAGCTACAGAAAGACAACACAAGAAATACCCCCAAGGTCGTACGAGAGTGGGGGAGGATGATCGACCTACAAGCCAACAGGTAACGAACACGCCCGATCAACCGACAACGAATCAGAACACGGACTGGGCAAGAACATGTAGTTGTGGGAAGGTGTGTAAGAATAAGGTGGGACTGAAGATTCATGGCACAAAGATGGGGTGCGCACCAATCCTAAATCTGTTGCAACGCGCAAGGCAACTTGGTGAGACGGAGGAGGAGCTGGATCAGGATGAACACATCAGTGTCCAGAGCCCCCACGCATCAGAAGAGAATGAGGTAACCATTGATAACGCAGAGAGGACTGAAGATCGAGCTGCAGTAGAATCTACAGAGCGGCGGAAGAAAGTGATGTGGCCCGCAAGTACAGAGAGAGCGAAGTGGAAGGCGTTTGAAGAGGAGCTGGAACTGGTGATGGAGAACGTTCTGAAAGGCAAAGTAGAGAGCAAGCTGCATGTCATGTCTGAGCTGATCTACACATTTGGAAAAGAGCGATTCGGAACAGCTAAAGAGAAAGTCGGACAACCCAAGGTTGGCGGGAATAGAAGACTGCAGAAGATTTTCAACCTAAGGGGAGAACGCTTGAAAAGCAGATACAGACAAGCAGAGGAAGAGGAGAAACAAGGTCTGGCAGAACTGAGAGATGATGTACGGAAGGAGATCCAGTGTTTACGGAGAGCAGAGAATCTGCGCCGGAAGAGACACGAGAGAAGGCGAAAGAGAGCTCAGTTTACTAGCAATCCATTTCAGTTTGTGAAGCGTTTGCTCGGAGAAAAGAAGACAGGCGAACTTCAATGCACAAAAGAGGAGGCAAACAAGTACATCAAAGATATGTACAGTGACAGCGACCGTCACAAGGAACTGGGCGAGTGCGACAAGTTGCTCACACCAGATGATCCTGAACATGACTTTGATTGCGCAGAACCTAGGTTGCAAGAAGTCAAGGACATTGTAAGGAAGGCCAGAGCGTCTTCAGCACCAGGACCCAATGGAGTACCGTACAGAGTATACAAGAACTGCCCCAAGATCTTGCTACGGTTGTGGAAGCTTATAAAGGTTGTTTGGAGGAAAGGAGAGCTTTGCAGAGAATGGCTGAAGGCAGAGGGATGTTTTATTCCTAAAGAAGAGGATTCGTCAACCCTTGGTCAATTCAGGACTATCTCTTTGCTGAACGTGGAAGGGAAGATACTCCTCGCTGTCCTTTCAAAAAGAATGACCTCTTATTTGCTTCAGAACAAGTACATAGATACAGCTGTGCAGAAAGGAGGAGTACCCGATGTATCTGGGTGCATCGAGCATACCAGTGTCATCACCCAAATCATCAAGGAAGCACGCGAGAACAAAGGAGACATCGCAGTGATCTGGCTTGACCTAGCAAATGCATATGGTTCTGTTCCGCATCAGATGATACAAAAGACTCTACAATTGTATCATGTACCCGTTCGATTTCGGCAGATGTTGCGGCACTATTTCGACTGCTTCATCATGAGATTTTCAACAAGGGCAATAACCACTGACTGGCAGAGACTTGAAGTAGGCATCATTACCGGGTGCACAATTTCAGTGGTGCTGTTCGCAGCAGCCATGAATCTGATAGTGAAGTCAGCGGAGAAGCCATCAAGAGGACCCAAAATGACTTCGGGGTGTATCCAACCACCAACGAGGGCATTTATGGACGATATGACTATTACAGCAAAGTCGTACGTCGAGGGAAGGTGGATGCTGCAAGACATTGGCGAACTTATCGAGTGGGCCAGAATGAAGTTCCCAGAAATCAAGGAGCATGGTTTTGAGGAAAGGAAAGATTCAAGAGAGTGCAAGATATAG
- the LOC127846067 gene encoding uncharacterized protein LOC127846067: MENWLKDVDKCGLPGKFKAWIYQHGILPRLLWPLLVYSVPSSTVEAMERTINSFLRRWMGVPKSFTSLGLYCTGSKLQIPLRSLTEEYKVTKARKVIMLRDSRDEKVREAGVQVNTGRKWRADKAVEEAEARLRHSDIVGNVAHGRLGFGCVTRSQWSKASAKDRRTQVQEEIRRMEEESRLTRAVTLRKQGKWLNWEGEPQRKLTWNAIWTMESDRLSFLLKSVYDVLPSPTNLVTWGLAEKPDCKLCGRPANLEHVLSSCRTALSDGRYRWRHDRVLASIADHLDQARKAQKTTNKGPSFISFVRAGEEGAKAKRACGILGTATDWRMEADLKKQLKFPQEITVTNQRPDIVLWSAASKQVVMVELTVPWEERIEESFERKREKYQALTDTCTEKGWKAWCFPVEVGCRGFPAQSLWRTFSRLGVTGQVRKRAISVVARETESASLWLWRKREKKWIGGHRAVD; this comes from the coding sequence ATGGAAAACTGGTTGAAAGATGTGGACAAGTGTGGTCTGCCAGGAAAATTCAAGGCCTGGATTTACCAGCATGGCATCCTACCACGCCTATTGTGGCCGCTGCTTGTGTACAGTGTACCGTCATCAACAGTGGAAGCAATGGAGAGGACAATAAATTCATTCCTCAGGAGGTGGATGGGGGTGCCAAAAAGTTTCACCAGCCTCGGTTTGTACTGCACAGGCAGCAAGCTGCAGATACCTCTCAGATCACTGACGGAGGAATACAAGGTCACAAAGGCTCGGAAAGTCATTATGCTACGAGACAGTAGAGATGAGAAGGTTAGAGAAGCAGGAGTGCAGGTCAACACCGGGAGAAAGTGGAGGGCTGACAAGGCAGTTGAAGAGGCTGAGGCTCGTCTTCGGCACAGCGACATTGTCGGTAATGTTGCACACGGGCGACTAGGCTTCGGATGCGTCACCCGTTCGCAGTGGAGCAAAGCCAGTGCAAAAGACCGACGCACCCAAGTGCAGGAAGAGATTCGCCGAATGGAGGAAGAATCCAGGCTCACCAGAGCTGTTACCCTACGGAAACAGGGAAAATGGCTGAACTGGGAGGGAGAACCCCAGAGAAAGCTTACATGGAATGCGATCTGGACCATGGAAAGCGACAGACTTAGTTTCTTGCTCAAGTCTGTCTACGACGTGCTGCCAAGTCCAACAAACCTAGTGACTTGGGGTCTTGCCGAAAAGCCAGATTGCAAGCTCTGTGGAAGACCAGCGAATCTGGAGCATGTTCTGAGCTCATGCAGGACAGCCCTGTCTGATGGTCGATACAGATGGCGTCACGACAGGGTTCTTGCTTCAATCGCCGATCATCTAGATCAAGCACGAAAAGCGCAGAAGACGACCAACAAAGGCCCCTCATTCATTTCCTTTGTCAGAGCCGGAGAAGAAGGGGCAAAGGCCAAACGCGCATGTGGGATTCTTGGAACGGCAACAGATTGGAGAATGGAAGCAGACTTGAAGAAACAGCTCAAGTTTCCACAGGAGATCACCGTGACAAACCAGAGACCCGACATAGTACTGTGGTCAGCTGCATCAAAACAGGTTGTGATGGTGGAGCTCACAGTACCATGGGAGGAGCGGATTGAAGAGAGCTTCGAACGGAAGCGCGAAAAGTACCAGGCCCTCACAGATACCTGCACAGAGAAAGGCTGGAAGGCATGGTGTTTTCCAGTGGAGGTGGGCTGCAGAGGTTTCCCAGCACAATCACTGTGGCGCACTTTCAGCAGACTGGGGGTTACAGGACAGGTCCGGAAACGGGCCATATCGGTTGTTGCACGTGAAACGGAGTCTGCTTCCTTGTGGCTATGGCGGAAGAGAGAGAAGAAGTGGATAGGGGGACACAGGGCTGTCGACTAG